The DNA window ACAGAGTACCAGCGCCTGGAGGCGTCATACAGCGACTCTCCCCCTGGAGAGGAGAACCTGCTGATGCATGTTCCTGAAGGGGTTAAATGTATGACATGCATACACAAATCACAAGCAAATATGAGACTTTCTCAAAGAAGCACACTCCTTTTGTTTTATGTTCACAGTGATGCCTCAGAACAAGATTGTCACTAATTTGAAACAAATCTTTTGCAGCTCAATGGCACCACATAGAAAATCTGGACCTGTTTTTCCAGCGAATATCCTTTTTACATAATTTTGACATATGTCTTGCATATTGTGTTCTGAATTGCACTGCTAAGCAAATTATGTTTCACTGTCTTCATAGCATTTACAGTATTCCTTAACGCTTATTACGTCTATAATCTGCATCAGAAGAATGGGTTCACTTGTATGTTGTTTGGAGAGATTTTTGAGCTGGTGTATGTATCCTCTTTGTCAGAAGTTATATTTTTCAGCCAATATAACATTGACTTATCTGTAGAGTATACTGTGtcttatatgtttgtttttatattctcCATTCCTTCCCTATCTTTCCACTTTACTTGGCACctatctctttctttctctgtgcagTCAGTTGCTGTTTGTGGTTGGCTTTACAGTGTTCCTTGCTAACTGTGTCGATTATGACGTCCTTTTTGCCAACAAGTTTGTAAATCACACCGATTCATCTAAAGTCACCTTACCTGATGCATTCCTCCCAGTGGATGTCTGCAGTGCCCGGTGAGTCTGacactgtatttgttttgttgtttttgaagaGACACTACTGTAGCTGGcattcaaaataataatatttactgTATTCTGGGCTTGGTGCACCCCTTGGTTCGCTGTTTGCctgaaataacacattttagCTCCTCTATCTTTGAGCCAGCTTTTTTGTGATtggttaaaaaaacagaaggtttgaacagcaggtgggtggggcttctgcacTTGCAGCCAGGgatgtgtgcctgagatgacaatatcaagatTGTTCGCCCTAATTGACATCATATAGAGCCGAGAgtcaaaaaaaaacatcaagcgTTTAAAGCAATCTGAATCATTTAAGTCCATCTCAAATCATCATATGATACTAACTTCAGAAATTATTCGAAAATAAAGCATGTATATTATCGGTCCTTTACCCAGCTTTGCTCCCAATTTGTTTATTATTCCAATAAACATGACAATTTTTGCAAGTGCTGCCCTTAATGCTGGTGagtaataacatttttttcattttcagaatcAGAGACAATGTGTTCGTGATCTTTGTGCTGATAATTTCTGGGGTGTTTTGGCTACATCGACTTGTCAAATTCATCTACAATGTGTGCTGTTACTGGGAGATCCGTTCCTTCTACATCAACGCCCTTAAGATGACCATGGTGAGTTTTTTTCAGTTGGGATGTTGGTCATGTGAGGGTTTGTCCTGTTGGTTTTAGATACACCCAGTaatgtttattattttcacCAAGAATAAGGCCCACTCTCTAAGCTTTATGGTGCTTTTGTGCTTCAGTCAGAGCTCCCCTATGCAACATGGCAGGAGGTTCAGGCCAGGATTGTTGAGATCCAGAAGGAGCATCAGATCTGTATCCATAAAAAAGAGCTGACAGAGCTGGACATTTACCACCgcatcctccgctttaaaaacTACATGGTTTGTGCATTTCCAGTGAAATTTTAAAGTGTTTGGTGGCTGAACACCTCCTTTCAGACATAACAAAATGTCTGAAAGGACATTTGTATGTAACCGCAAACCAAACCTTTCTTCCTGTGCTTCTCtaggttgccatggtgaataaATCACTCCTTCCTGTGCGATTTCGACTTCCTGTGCTTGGGGAATATGTGTTTTATACTCGCGGTCTCAAATACAACTTTGAGCTCATCTTCTTTTGGGGGCCAGGTGTGTCATCATTTATGAGTGTGTGCTTTTGCAAATGAATTATATCCTGTGTAGGTAAAATGATCTGTTTCTAAGAAGAAACCTTTACTTAacctctgcctttttttttggtttgttttcattcCTTTAGGCTCTCTGTTTGAGAACGAGTGGAGTCTAAAACCAGAGTATAAGAGAGGAGGTAACCGGCTTGAACTTGCGGACAGGCTAGCATCTCGTATCCTGTGGATCGGCATTGCAAATCTGCTGTTGTGTCCTGTCATTCTCGTGTGGCAGATCCTCTATGCCTTCTTCAGTTATACTGAGGTAAATGATTTGCATATTAATtaactaaatggtaaatggactggttcttatatagcacttcttctttgcttgtgtgtgtgtgtatatatatcttTTCCacgagcactcaaagtgctttatacagcatgtcgcATTCATTCATattctaagtgctttctatctaacattcacacatatacAATCCGATGACCGCATCGGGAGGAACTctgggttcagtattttgcccaagagTACTTTAGTATGTAgattggagcagccagggatcaaaccaccagctttccaattagtagatgacctcctctacctcctgagccacagccaccccaaacaatttcattttgcatttaataGTGATGACAGtgtttttagatattttatttatttatttgtgtgtgtgcgtgcgtgcgtgtagGTGATCAAGAGAGAGCCTGGTTCTCTGGGGGCGAGATGCTGGTCCCTCTATGGTCGATGTTATCTGCGTCATTTCAATGAGCTGGACCACGAGCTCATGTCACGCCTCAGCAAAGGCTACAAGGTCAGTGCACCAACTCATCTCCTGCACATCTTTGATGGTCATAACTACCTTTTTGTTCTCTGAAAGCTaggattataaaggctaatctgTAAATCCTGCCTAAGTTTATAACACCAGTGGTTTTCCTGTAGATAAGAGcaaagaaagattttttttctggtgcTTTTATATTCATTGCCTGTAGAGTTAATAATCAACCCCAtttcctccttctctcttcctctttgtaTTCTGTTCCTGTTTCATTCAGGCTGCATCCAAGTATATGAACTGTTTCCTTTCACCACTGCTCACAGTGGTTGCCAAAAATGTGGCATTTTTCGCTGGGTCTCTTTTGGCCGTTCTCATCGCCCTGACCATCTATGATGAAGACGTTCTTGCAGTGGAGCATGTTCTCTCATCCATCACACTGCTTGGAGTGTGTATCACAATCTGCAGGTAGGGATTGATGGTAAAATTGTTTAATGGGAAGTCAGAATAAGATCAAACCCAGTTTACCTCTGTTCAGTGGAGTTGAAAAGCAGAGTAGAAAGCAGCACAGCCTGCAACCACTAATCAGTGCAACTGTATAAATGTCTAAAATTGTTTACAACATCCTAACTTAAATTGCAGACATCTACTACAAACTAAAATCTCACTATAGCACACCGGTCTCACTATGTAAAATATCAACCATTAACCATGAGCTATTCCTTTATTGCCCTTTTAAAGTTTGATGAAGGATTCCCGCCAGctttttcccagtaaaggtttcagtggtgattacaggaacaagcgctgctcTTTTCAACACTAGCAAAACttttcctttcactccacctgaccTCTGTGACAACTGAGAGCTACAGAGTTATGGATTAAACGAAGTATCGAAGCAAAAAATTTGcgttgaggatttttttatcgagttatttgagttgcttgatgaatcgttgcagccctaatcttAATCATGAGCTTCACTTGGAAAAGTAAGCTCTCCTCCCCCTATTCTCTCCCTCTACAGGTCATTTATTCCTGATAAGCACATGGTGTTCTGCCCTGAGCAGCTGTTGCGGGTCATTCTGGCTCATATCCACTATATGCCTGACCACTGGCAGGGCAATGCACACAGATACGAGACCCGAGACCAGTTCTCCCAGCTCTTCCAGTACAAAGCAGTGAGTACAAAACCTGAACTATGAATAAGTGTTAAGACTTGTAAAACCTCTTCTAAAGGCATTTTTCAAAATTGACATTGAACATGTCATAACATGAAAATGTAAGCTAAACTAATGGAACCAAATCATTATAATATTATGTACCCTTGTTCTGCTGTTTGCCTCTGCCATAGTGAAGGCCGGTAGAAAAGGCATTTTTCAGTTATTCTACTGTATATTTGCTGGTGTTTTGGGGAACTATGTTTTGTTGCAAGGGCCAAGTTTTAGCTGGCagcctcatatttgactctagaatacttgcagaggagtttgtggttgactcaatgactgcaaggtgcccaggtcctgtagctgcaaaacaagcccaaatcacgccctctccaccaccatgcttcaaagttggtatgaggtgtttgtgctgatatgctctgtttggtttttgctaAATCTGGCACTGCTCATTATGGCCAAAGATCTTCGTGTTGATCTCATCTGACATTGTtctagaagtcttgtggtttgttcaaatgcaactttgcaaacttaagctgtgctgccatgttcttttaagagagaagaggctttctcctggcagcccttccaaacaagccacacgTGTTCAGTTTTTTCTATTTGCACTGTTTGAACTTGAACATTTAACGTGcaaactgaggcctgcagagtctgagacgtagctcttgggtttttgcagtttctctgagcacagCAATGTataaacacacctgaatgcttcagaccGAAAGAACTGCTAAAATGTCTGCTTTCATAGAGATGCTCACACTTCCTGATGATCACtcaatcaagtgcatttgattagaagcacctggctgctacttaaccTTTTAATTCCAATGGAAGCAGTAAAGGAGTACTTATTCACACACTCATTCtacattttggcttagtttttgttaaataaataatgacacattgTAATATGCCTTGTTTCGTAGCTCATCTAAGGTTGTAATAAAGTTAGGAGCTAATATTTACTAGCTCCCAACTGTACTTTCTTTGTACCATGACTGTATAGGAGCTGAATATCTTCCACTATTTAACTGTTAATTACCAGAGACTATAGTCTCaccatgtatacacacacacacacacgcacgcactccATCTACCACTAATGAGCTTCACATTCACTGTTATTTGGATTCATGTCTCCTAGGGATTGGAAAATTATCAGATTCCGGCTATTGACTGTGGGTTTTTGGTTCCATGCTGAGAAGCATAATATCGCTGTTAGAAATAATTTACTCT is part of the Archocentrus centrarchus isolate MPI-CPG fArcCen1 chromosome 22, fArcCen1, whole genome shotgun sequence genome and encodes:
- the atg9a gene encoding autophagy-related protein 9A, with protein sequence MAHFDTEYQRLEASYSDSPPGEENLLMHVPEGVKSQWHHIENLDLFFQRVYNLHQKNGFTCMLFGEIFELVQLLFVVGFTVFLANCVDYDVLFANKFVNHTDSSKVTLPDAFLPVDVCSARIRDNVFVIFVLIISGVFWLHRLVKFIYNVCCYWEIRSFYINALKMTMSELPYATWQEVQARIVEIQKEHQICIHKKELTELDIYHRILRFKNYMVAMVNKSLLPVRFRLPVLGEYVFYTRGLKYNFELIFFWGPGSLFENEWSLKPEYKRGGNRLELADRLASRILWIGIANLLLCPVILVWQILYAFFSYTEVIKREPGSLGARCWSLYGRCYLRHFNELDHELMSRLSKGYKAASKYMNCFLSPLLTVVAKNVAFFAGSLLAVLIALTIYDEDVLAVEHVLSSITLLGVCITICRSFIPDKHMVFCPEQLLRVILAHIHYMPDHWQGNAHRYETRDQFSQLFQYKAVFILEELLSPVVTPIILIFCLRRKSLEIIDFFRNFTVEVIGVGDTCSFAQMDIRQHGHPAWMSEGKTEASIYQQAEDGKTELSLMHFAITNPQWQPPQETTHFISQLKERVHREATGAPSDTHPMSLSESEPRSLIANLLTGPSTLASVHFGRDSSLTNHATAGISDGASALRSLSPISSSLHLRGSLSAAHRAAGYTGRAMAGSGTDARTVSSGSSAWEGQLTSLVLSEYASTEMSIHALYMHELHKQQSRGELSRHTWHRQESDESSDSIPDEVRSEPNHHSRNFPRSHTFPTTVPSPSAIPTSASANSSTALCHEGATSQSSSQRHHSGPTTDPFGAGVKIVRSARVPMGGWAEDGQAAPRHHEPLPEESSEDEMPPHIHKVT